One window of Syntrophales bacterium genomic DNA carries:
- a CDS encoding PAS domain S-box protein, which yields GYISNEAIGKELHALLAPQKYYQSFVKSLDHFKKTGKGNAVGKTLELSALRKDGTEFPVELSLSAVYLQNRWSAIGIIRDIAERKQFEEKIIYEHKRLQMLLESAPFGIILVTCIPALNVTRSVAQSPSPHKVRFAA from the coding sequence TTGGCTACATCTCCAATGAAGCTATCGGGAAAGAACTCCATGCACTCCTTGCCCCACAAAAATACTACCAGTCTTTCGTGAAAAGTTTGGACCATTTTAAGAAAACAGGAAAAGGTAATGCTGTTGGAAAAACACTGGAACTCTCTGCCCTAAGGAAGGACGGAACGGAGTTCCCTGTTGAGCTGTCCCTCTCTGCGGTATATTTGCAGAACAGATGGTCTGCAATAGGCATTATACGGGACATCGCCGAGCGCAAGCAGTTTGAAGAAAAAATCATCTATGAACATAAGCGGCTTCAAATGCTGTTAGAGAGTGCGCCATTCGGTATTATACTTGTTACCTGCATTCCCGCCCTTAATGTAACGAGGTCGGTGGCACAATCTCCATCGCCTCATAAAGTGCGATTTGCAGCTTAG
- a CDS encoding IS1634 family transposase, with product MAAIVYQTNKQTGITYAYESASYWDKEKQQSRAKRRCIGKVAPETKEIVPTRKRASAKDAESYDDPPKRGPVPTTNSSRGFYGATYLFDAIGEKLGMTADLKKCFPDTYKQVLSTAYYLILEDRNPLSRFPRWAATHKHPYERNIPSQRSSELFASITEDAKDRFFRLQGKRRVEQEYWAYDTTSISSYSKCLSQVRYGVNKDHDPLPQINIALLFGEKSNLPFYYRKLAGNIPDVKTVKNLLADIDFFGFDKIKLVMDRGFYSEANINDLYQNHLKFLIAAKVSLTFVKAELDKVRDSIRTWTNYSQKYDLYAYSTKRDWDYSQDRPYKGDTLKGKRRMYLHLYFNSEKAVEDEKNLNILLCTLQKELESGKINPEHEKQYAKYFDIKTTPARGTKVTARQAAIVEAKKNYGYFVLLSNEVKDPIEALEIYRNKDLVEKAFGNLKERLNFSRPAVSSDQSLDGKLFVEFIALIHLSYIKKKMQGGNLFKKYTMQELLDEFDIIECFEQPGRDLRVGEVTKLQIALYEAMEIVPPTSLH from the coding sequence AAAACGCAGATGCATTGGGAAGGTGGCACCAGAAACCAAAGAAATCGTCCCGACCAGAAAAAGAGCTTCTGCCAAGGATGCTGAAAGTTATGATGACCCCCCTAAAAGAGGACCGGTACCCACAACGAATTCTTCTCGAGGCTTCTACGGGGCCACTTACCTCTTTGACGCTATAGGCGAGAAACTCGGAATGACCGCGGATTTAAAAAAATGCTTTCCGGATACCTACAAACAGGTTCTATCAACGGCATACTACCTCATACTGGAGGACAGAAACCCACTGAGTCGTTTCCCAAGATGGGCGGCCACACATAAACATCCTTATGAAAGAAACATCCCTTCCCAGAGGAGCAGTGAATTGTTTGCATCCATTACCGAAGACGCTAAAGATCGTTTCTTCCGACTACAGGGAAAACGCCGGGTAGAACAGGAATACTGGGCATACGATACGACCTCCATATCAAGCTATTCCAAGTGTCTGAGTCAGGTCAGATATGGTGTAAACAAAGACCATGACCCGCTGCCGCAGATTAATATTGCACTCCTCTTCGGCGAGAAATCCAACCTGCCGTTTTATTACCGCAAGCTGGCGGGGAACATCCCCGACGTGAAGACGGTAAAGAATCTCCTGGCAGATATTGATTTCTTCGGGTTTGACAAAATCAAGCTGGTCATGGACAGGGGCTTCTACAGTGAGGCCAACATTAACGACCTGTATCAAAACCACCTGAAATTCCTGATTGCCGCAAAGGTGTCACTGACGTTCGTGAAGGCCGAACTGGATAAAGTGCGCGATTCCATACGCACATGGACAAACTACAGTCAGAAGTATGATCTGTATGCCTATTCCACCAAAAGAGACTGGGATTATTCACAGGATCGACCCTACAAGGGCGACACCCTGAAAGGGAAACGCCGCATGTATCTACACCTTTACTTCAACAGTGAAAAGGCAGTGGAGGATGAGAAGAACCTCAATATCCTGCTCTGCACGCTTCAGAAAGAATTGGAAAGCGGCAAGATAAACCCGGAACACGAGAAGCAGTATGCCAAATATTTTGATATCAAGACCACCCCGGCAAGGGGAACGAAGGTCACTGCCAGGCAGGCGGCCATTGTTGAAGCAAAGAAGAACTACGGATACTTCGTGTTGCTCAGCAATGAGGTAAAGGATCCCATCGAAGCCCTGGAGATCTATCGCAACAAGGATCTTGTGGAAAAGGCATTTGGGAATCTGAAGGAACGCCTGAATTTCAGCCGTCCGGCTGTCTCCTCTGATCAAAGTCTGGATGGGAAGCTGTTCGTGGAATTTATAGCCCTGATACATCTTTCCTACATCAAAAAAAAGATGCAGGGGGGGAATCTTTTCAAGAAGTACACGATGCAGGAACTTCTTGATGAATTTGACATCATTGAATGCTTCGAGCAACCGGGGCGTGATCTACGCGTAGGTGAAGTAACTAAGCTGCAAATCGCACTTTATGAGGCGATGGAGATTGTGCCACCGACCTCGTTACATTAA